CACGGATCCCGGCCGCGAAAAACGTGGTGTGCGTTCCCTGCTGGCCAATCCTGATGACACCCGAGTCGCCGTCTATGCCTCCGTGTCCAATATCGATATTGCTGTCGCCTACGGTGCGGTTATTGCCGGCACCGGAGCCGACCGCAATATTGCCGCTGCCCGTCGTGTTGGCGACGAGTGCCATCACGCCGATCGCAGTATTGAGCGTCCCGCTGGTATTATGCCTCATGGCATCTCGGCCAATGGCCGTATTCGAAATGCCAGCAGTGTTATCGACAAACGCGTTCTCTCCGAGGGCTGTATTGCTGATCCCCGTCATCGCGAAGTTACCCGCGCCCGCGCCAACGAATGTATTGGCTGAACCGAAATTGTGAACGAACCGAACGCCTCCCTTGAGAATGTTGCCGACCGTCGCGGTGGAGTTCGGTAGATCAATGTTGGCCGCGCCAGTGATCGCGTACCCAGCGCTTGCAATCCGATGCCTCGGCGCGAGCACCTCACCGTCTACCATCACCTGCAGAAACCGCAGCGGCCCCGATGCATCCGACGGCCCGCCCTGGAATAAACCCGCGGGCAGCGCCGTCACGCTGCCGAGCAGCACGTTGAAGACGCCGTTGGTCACTGTCACGCTCTGCGTCTCGCCCCACGGCGAGCCGGTCGGCAGTTGATTGCCGCCGGTCTCGG
This genomic stretch from Deltaproteobacteria bacterium harbors:
- a CDS encoding tail fiber domain-containing protein; this encodes MKRTPTWIIAVAVALLARSVAADVPNLLNYQGRLTDPSGNPKNGTFTMQFAMYDAETGGNQLPTGSPWGETQSVTVTNGVFNVLLGSVTALPAGLFQGGPSDASGPLRFLQVMVDGEVLAPRHRIASAGYAITGAANIDLPNSTATVGNILKGGVRFVHNFGSANTFVGAGAGNFAMTGISNTALGENAFVDNTAGISNTAIGRDAMRHNTSGTLNTAIGVMALVANTTGSGNIAVGSGAGNNRTVGDSNIDIGHGGIDGDSGVIRIGQQGTHTTFFAAGIRGVTTALGNGVAVLIDGNGQLGTISSSRNLKRDIEDMGDASQGLMRLRPVIFRYKAELDPSRTRQYGLIAEEVAGVIPDLVVYDTAGEPETVRYHLLVPMLLNEVQKEARQIGRQRQQLEEQQTRLTEQARQIKEQAQRIEVLAARLVQVEAVLGARGREPAVETSYSGPRGF